From Nocardioides faecalis:
CTCCTCGAGGGCCATGAACGAGTGCGTGGTGGCCGCCGACTCCTCGGTGGGGAAGATCAGGGGGTTGTCGACCAGGCTCGGGTCGACCTTCTCCATGGCCTCACGGGCGCCCTTGACCGGGCAGATGTACCAGACGTAGGCCGCGAGCTTCGCCGCCACCTCCGGCTCGTAGTAGTAGTTGATCCAGGTCTCGGCGTTGGCCTTGTGGGGCGAGAGGTTCGGCACCAGCATGTTGTCCGACCAGATCATCTGGCCCTCCTCGGGAGTGACGAAGACGAGGTTCTCGTCCTCGGCTGCGGCGACGTCGCCGGACCAGGCCTCGCAGGCGACGATGTTGCCGGCGGCGAGGTCCTGGATGTACTCGTTGCCGGTGAAGGCGCGGACCTGTCCGTCGCGCCGGGCCTTGCGCAGCCGCTCCATCGCCCGCTCCCACTCGGCGTCGGTGAAGTCGGCCGGGTCGGCGCCCTCGGCGAGCAGGGCCAGCCCCATGGTGTCCCGCATCTCGGTGAGCAGCGAGATGCGCCCGCGCAGGTCGGGGCGGCTGAGCAGCTCGGAGAACGAGCGCACCTCCTTGACCTTCGCCTTGTTGTAGGCGATCCCGGTGAGACCGGTCTGCCAGGGCGCGGAGTAGGTGCGGTCGGGGTCCCAGCCGACGCCGGTCAGCGAGTCGATCAGGTTGGCGTGCAGGTTGGGCACCTTGGCGGGATCGAGCGGCTGGATCCAGCCGACCTGGATCATCCGGGCCGCCATCCAGTCGGTCAGCATGAACAGGTCCCGCTCCGAGGACTGGCAGGAGCCCAGCTGGTTGACCACCTTGGCGAAGAACTCCAGGTTGTCGTTGACGTCGGCGGTGTAGCGCACGTCGATCCCGGTGCGCCGGCTGAACTCGGTCAGCGTGGAGACGTAGTCACCGTCGTCCTCGTCCATGTAGCCGGGCCAGTTGGACACGAGCAGGCGCTTGTCGTCGGCTGAGCGGTCCTCGGAGCGGCACTCCTTCGGGTCCTGCTGCCGGTCCGGTGTCGAGAACAGCGGCAGCACGCCCAGGCTGGCCGCGCCGAACGCGACGCCCGCGCTGCCACGCAGCACCGTCCGTCGGCTGATTCGAGGGTTGCCCGCCACGCGCCTCTCCCTTCCTTTTCGTGATCGTGGCATGAGACCCGGGGAGCGACAAGCGATTCCGTCGAGAGTTGACGTGAATGCAACGGAATCCGTACCTGCGCTTTGCATGGGCGGACAGCAGGCTGGAAGGATGAGCCAGGTGAAGGCGAAGGCTCCCCAGCTCGATGACGTCTCCAAGCAGATCATCGCCGAG
This genomic window contains:
- a CDS encoding polyamine ABC transporter substrate-binding protein, with the protein product MLRGSAGVAFGAASLGVLPLFSTPDRQQDPKECRSEDRSADDKRLLVSNWPGYMDEDDGDYVSTLTEFSRRTGIDVRYTADVNDNLEFFAKVVNQLGSCQSSERDLFMLTDWMAARMIQVGWIQPLDPAKVPNLHANLIDSLTGVGWDPDRTYSAPWQTGLTGIAYNKAKVKEVRSFSELLSRPDLRGRISLLTEMRDTMGLALLAEGADPADFTDAEWERAMERLRKARRDGQVRAFTGNEYIQDLAAGNIVACEAWSGDVAAAEDENLVFVTPEEGQMIWSDNMLVPNLSPHKANAETWINYYYEPEVAAKLAAYVWYICPVKGAREAMEKVDPSLVDNPLIFPTEESAATTHSFMALEEFQIRAYEGDFADVAGG